A region of Ictalurus furcatus strain D&B chromosome 1, Billie_1.0, whole genome shotgun sequence DNA encodes the following proteins:
- the si:dkeyp-77h1.4 gene encoding uncharacterized protein si:dkeyp-77h1.4 yields MESLRVVGFSMLLCVAFSITLKAKDETVFLGEDYHILLPAGGATVIFKPRIGPARELEMMKNGEVINARVKLNKALSHLILENVGESDEGVYIIRSEQNPNNIKQLNLIVRDCTVEVNVIYGRDFHISLLGTPEGVGFRPIAVEANQTSHPALELLTAEGRVHENYEDRLSITEQRLILKAVTGADEGSYTITLTGGKVGKKICLNVKEDQKFVTVPYGGTFKLNLHLNSSSARLIFSPDFGRSDNLSWVIMDRGELNLLPDHNLEGRFSMDNSMCILKQVKASDTGLYQVTDLQGFSVSKFYLEVEPYRLPNVFLVVISMLALLVVLLLVCLVSCLVKVRKRAAKAKAIEKIAKNAGKEEGNAFRQVVKEACCRQNDDAPALSQKEDITEKSQSTEISIKGLEVSAKDTSIHEKNLETSDSGVGFTTAGLPLDSDTEAPTVPITEADFLSSSVASDAKPIAKQESKLTASSPPKPAPTPEAKPASETPVSAALKPAPSPEPKLSVTPTQETKTTISPTPESKPSLSPSPDPKPAVTPELKPAVSPSPKATPTLEVKPTPTSEVKPPPSPEPPKAVTPTPDSKLAATPTKMAVSPASDLTPTKPDATPSAVSPSSAATIATPDTKPALSPTPDAKPTTNGTLESTPDIGSSESSAIPAKTPETEKSSVKVPEVISTGAPAPEAKQDSASASDGAPASGVEETSTT; encoded by the exons ATGGAGAGCCTGAGAGTCGTGGGCTTCAGCATGCTGCTCTGTGTGG CTTTCTCTATAACTCTGAAAG CGAAAGATGAGACTGTATTCTTGGGCGAGGATTATCATATCTTGTTGCCAGCGGGCGGTGCTACGGTGATCTTCAAGCCCAGGATCGGTCCAGCACGAGAGCTGGAGATGATGAAGAACGGGGAAGTGATCAACGCGCGGGTCAAACTGAACAAGGCTCTGAGTCACCTGATTCTGGAGAATGTTGGAGAAAGTGATGAGGGAGTGTACATCATCAGATCTGAGCAAAACCCAAATAACATCAAGCAGCTCAATCTCATCGTCAGAG aTTGCACAGTGGAGGTGAATGTGATATATGGAAGAGACTTCCATATTTCGCTGCTCGGTACGCCTGAAGGTGTGGGCTTTCGTCCCATCGCCGTTGAGGCCAATCAGACATCTCATCCGGCATTAGAGCTGCTGACGGCCGAAGGACGCGTCCATGAGAATTACGAGGATCGCCTCAGCATTACCGAGCAGCGCCTCATCCTGAAAGCTGTGACTGGGGCTGATGAAGGCAGCTACACCATCACTCTAACCGGTGGGAAAGTGGGCAAAAAGATATGCCTTAATGTGAAAG AGGATCAGAAGTTTGTCACAGTGCCATACGGAGGCACGTTTAAGCTGAATCTGCACTTGAACAGTTCGTCTGCCCGTCTGATCTTCTCACCCGACTTCGGCAGATCTGACAACCTCAGCTGGGTGATTATGGATAGGGGCGAGCTGAACCTGCTTCCAGATCACAACCTGGAGGGCCGATTCTCCATGGACAACTCGATGTGTATTCTGAAGCAAGTGAAGGCCAGTGACACAGGACTGTATCAGGTCACTGATCTACAGGGCTTCTCCGTGTCAAAATTCTACTTGGAGGTGGAAC CATACAGGCTGCCTAATGTCTTTTTGGTAGTGATTTCTATGCTGGCTTTGCTGGTGGTGCTGCTGCTGGTGTGTTTGGTGTCCTGTCTGGTGAAGGTGCGCAAAAGGGCAGCAAAAGCCAAAGCCATCGAGAAGATTGCAAAAAATGCAGGCAAAGAGGAAGGAAATGCCTTTAGACAG GTAGTGAAGGAAGCTTGCTGCCGTCAAAATGATGACGCTCCGGCTCTCTCACAAAAAGAAGATATTACAGAGAAATCCCAGAGCACTGAAATCAGCATTAAG GGTCTAGAAGTGTCTGCTAAGGACACAAGTATCCATGAAAAGAACCTGGAGACCAGCGACTCAGGAGTAGGCTTCACCACTGCAGGCCTTCCACTGGACAGTGATACTGAGGCACCAACAGTACCCATTACAGAAGCCGATTTCCTGAGCTCCTCTGTTGCTTCTGATGCCAAACCTATTGCCAAACAAGAGTCCAAACTAACTGCGTCTTCACCTCCCAAACCAGCACCAACCCCTGAGGCGAAGCCAGCATCCGAGACACCAGTTTCAGCAGCATTGAAACCAGCACCGTCTCCTGAACCCAAACTCTCTGTAACACCAACACAAGAAACAAAAACGACCATCTCGCCCACTCCTGAGTCGAAACCAAGCTTGAGTCCGTCTCCAGACCCAAAGCCTGCAGTGACACCCGAGTTGAAACCAGCGGTTAGCCCTTCTCCTAAAGCCACACCAACCCTAGAAGTCAAACCAACTCCCACTTCTGAAGTCAAACCACCCCCAAGTCCTGAACCTCCAAAAGCGGTGACACCAACACCTGACTCAAAACTAGCCGCCACCCCAACTAAAATGGCAGTCTCTCCAGCTTCTGATCTCACACCAACCAAACCTGATGCCACACCATCTGCTGTGAGTCCTTCATCAGCAGCTACTATTGCAACTCCTGACACCAAGCCTGCCCTCTCCCCAACTCCTGATGCAAAACCAACCACTAATGGTACCCTTGAGTCCACCCCAGATATAGGATCTTCTGAGTCTAGTGCTATCCCTGCAAAAACCCCAGAGACTGAAAAAAGCTCCGTAAAGGTTCCCGAGGTCATCTCGACCGGGGCTCCAGCTCCAGAGGCCAAGCAAGACTCGGCCTCCGCCAGCGATGGTGCTCCTGCCTCAGGAGTGGAGGAAACTTCCACCACCTGA